The Gemmatimonadaceae bacterium genome includes a region encoding these proteins:
- a CDS encoding excinuclease ABC subunit UvrA: MGISTIDDMIANTASSQHAADSHDLIRVQGARENNLKDVSIEIPKRRLTVFTGVSGSGKSSLVFSTIAAESQRLINETYSAFLQGFMPTLSRPDVDVLEGLTTAIIVDQERMGANARSTVGTVTDANAMLRVLWSRIGKPRIGPATAFSFNVPTRKASGAMNVDKGRGERIVVRDIVYLGGMCPRCEGMGSVNDIDPSQLFDDKKSLNEGALTIPGYTTDGWQVRIFAAAGLDPDKPIRKYTKKERDDFLYSKPRKVKLQNINLTYEGLVRRIQKSFLSKDVEAMQPHIRAFVERAVTFTTCPECGGTRLNEAARSSKIKKISIADACAMQINDLAEWVHGLDEPSVAPLLATLSHTLDSFVEIGLGYLSLDRPSGTISGGEAQRTKMIRHLGSSLTDVTYVFDEPTIGLHPHDIQRMNDLLLRLRDKGNSVLVVEHKPEVIAIADHVIDLGPGAGSAGGEVVFEGNVDKLRASGTLTGRHLNDRATLKQSVRKPTGAIKVRGARTHNLKNVDVDIPLGVLVVVTGVAGSGKSSLIHGSVSGGDGVVSVDQTPIRGSRRSNPATYTDLLEPIRKAFAKANGVKPALFSANSEGACQTCNGAGVIYVDLGMMAGVTTVCEECEGRRFLASVLEYRLGDLNIAEVLDLAVDDALGFFGNGDARTPAAQVILERMADVGLGYLRLGQPLTTLSGGERQRLKLATHMGAEGGVYVLDELTTGLHLADIEQLLALLDRLVDSGKSVIVIEHHQAVMAHADWIIDLGPGAGHDGGRIVFEGTPADLVAARSTLTGEHLAAFVGRSRSR, encoded by the coding sequence ATGGGAATTTCGACGATCGATGACATGATTGCGAACACTGCCTCTAGCCAGCACGCCGCGGACAGCCACGACCTGATCCGCGTCCAGGGCGCCCGCGAGAACAACCTGAAGGACGTCAGCATCGAGATTCCCAAGCGGCGGCTGACTGTGTTCACCGGCGTTTCGGGATCGGGCAAGTCGTCGCTGGTGTTCAGCACCATCGCGGCCGAGTCGCAGCGGCTGATCAACGAGACGTACAGCGCGTTCCTGCAGGGCTTCATGCCGACGCTGTCGCGTCCCGACGTCGACGTCCTCGAAGGCCTAACGACGGCGATCATCGTCGATCAGGAGCGAATGGGCGCGAACGCCCGCTCGACGGTCGGCACGGTGACCGACGCCAACGCGATGCTGCGCGTGTTGTGGAGCCGGATCGGCAAGCCACGCATCGGACCCGCGACCGCGTTCTCGTTCAACGTCCCAACGCGCAAGGCAAGCGGCGCGATGAACGTCGACAAGGGCAGGGGTGAACGCATCGTTGTTCGCGACATCGTCTACCTCGGCGGCATGTGCCCGCGATGCGAGGGGATGGGCTCCGTCAACGACATCGACCCGTCACAACTGTTCGATGATAAGAAGTCGCTCAACGAGGGCGCGCTCACGATCCCCGGCTACACCACGGACGGCTGGCAGGTACGCATCTTCGCAGCCGCGGGCCTCGACCCCGACAAACCAATTCGTAAATACACGAAGAAGGAGCGCGACGACTTTCTTTACAGCAAACCGAGAAAGGTCAAGCTCCAGAACATAAACCTCACTTACGAGGGACTGGTCCGGCGGATCCAGAAGTCGTTCCTGTCGAAGGACGTCGAGGCGATGCAGCCGCACATCCGTGCCTTTGTAGAACGCGCGGTCACCTTCACCACCTGTCCCGAGTGCGGCGGCACTCGGCTCAACGAGGCCGCGCGTTCGTCGAAGATCAAGAAGATCAGTATCGCCGACGCATGCGCGATGCAGATCAACGATCTCGCCGAGTGGGTGCATGGCTTGGACGAGCCGTCCGTCGCGCCGTTGCTGGCGACACTTTCGCATACGCTCGACTCCTTCGTGGAGATCGGGCTGGGCTACCTCAGCCTCGACCGGCCGTCCGGCACGATATCGGGCGGTGAGGCGCAGCGCACGAAGATGATCCGCCACCTCGGTTCGTCGCTTACCGACGTGACGTACGTCTTCGACGAGCCGACGATCGGGCTGCATCCGCACGACATCCAGCGGATGAACGATTTGTTGCTGCGGCTGCGCGACAAGGGCAACAGCGTCCTCGTGGTCGAACACAAACCGGAAGTCATCGCGATCGCCGATCATGTGATCGACCTCGGACCGGGCGCAGGCTCCGCCGGCGGCGAGGTCGTCTTCGAGGGCAACGTTGACAAGCTGCGCGCGAGCGGCACGCTCACCGGGCGACACCTGAATGACCGCGCGACGCTGAAGCAGTCAGTGCGAAAACCAACCGGCGCAATAAAAGTGCGCGGCGCCCGCACTCACAATTTGAAGAACGTCGACGTCGACATCCCGTTAGGCGTGCTGGTGGTGGTCACGGGCGTCGCTGGATCGGGCAAGAGCTCATTGATCCACGGCTCGGTGAGCGGCGGCGACGGAGTTGTGTCGGTCGACCAGACACCGATCCGTGGATCGCGGCGCAGTAACCCGGCGACGTACACCGATCTGCTCGAGCCAATCCGCAAGGCGTTCGCGAAGGCGAACGGAGTGAAGCCGGCGCTGTTCAGCGCCAACTCCGAGGGCGCCTGTCAAACCTGCAACGGCGCCGGGGTGATCTACGTCGACCTCGGGATGATGGCTGGTGTGACTACCGTTTGCGAGGAGTGCGAGGGTCGGCGTTTTCTTGCATCTGTTCTCGAATACCGGCTTGGTGATCTCAATATCGCCGAGGTGCTCGACCTCGCGGTCGATGACGCGTTAGGCTTTTTTGGCAACGGTGACGCGCGGACGCCAGCCGCGCAGGTTATCCTCGAGCGTATGGCCGACGTCGGACTCGGTTACCTGCGACTTGGTCAACCGCTCACCACGCTCTCGGGTGGCGAGCGCCAGCGGCTCAAGCTCGCGACGCACATGGGTGCGGAGGGCGGCGTCTACGTGCTCGACGAGTTGACCACCGGTTTGCACCTGGCGGACATCGAGCAGTTGCTCGCGCTCCTCGATCGGCTCGTCGACTCCGGCAAATCGGTCATCGTGATAGAGCATCACCAGGCGGTGATGGCGCACGCCGACTGGATCATCGACCTCGGACCGGGCGCGGGCCACGATGGCGGGCGGATCGTGTTCGAGGGCACGCCCGCTGACCTGGTGGCGGCGAGATCGACGCTGACCGGCGAGCACCTGGCGGCATTCGTTGGGCGAAGCAGATCACGCTAG
- a CDS encoding carboxypeptidase-like regulatory domain-containing protein, with amino-acid sequence MRTQNLLVVTAILIVGLGSVAGLARSVDAADAARQQAGANDITGTVSGPRGPEAGVWVIAETNELPTKFVRIVVTDDRGRYLIPDLPAATYDVWVRGYGLVDSPKSKSTIGRTLDLKAIPAPNARAAAAYYPAGYWLSMLRVPEKSEFPGTGPEGNGIAANVKSQDDWIRTIKSGGCTACHQLGTRGTRIVPEEYRKLGSSFAAWERRVQSGQAGTQMLGTIDNLGHTRALQLFADWTDRIAAGEVPATAPRRPQGIERNVVITEWDWADPKSYLHDVVSTDRRDPTVNANGLMYGSLELSSDYLPVLDPIHNTVSRVPLTVRDPATQPATGPNHGAPSVYWGTETIWTSKNNVHNPMMDETGRVWITSTVRPADNPAFCKAGSTHPSARLFPLNRSGRQLAMYDPKMKKLTHISTCFSTHHLMFAEDSNRTLWTSGGGPVVGWLDTKLFDATGDEEKSQGWTALILDTNGDGKRGEYTEPNQPIDPTKDHRINAGFYAVAPAPDGSIWGSTLGYPGGIIRLVPGSHPPETALVEYYEPPYHSADPSKRGFSPRGMDIDRNGVAWVALASGHMASFDRRKCKAPLNGPTATGQHCPEGWTLYPEPLPQLANVKESGSAEASYYTWVDQQDVLGLGKNTPINTGNASEGLLALKDGQWVILRVPYPTGFYTKWMDGRIDDANAGWKGRGLWATVSTRAPFHMETGKGTTSKVLHFQLRPSPLAR; translated from the coding sequence ATGCGCACGCAGAACCTACTCGTGGTCACGGCAATACTCATCGTGGGCCTTGGTTCTGTCGCGGGCCTCGCTCGCTCAGTCGACGCGGCCGACGCTGCGCGACAACAAGCCGGCGCGAACGACATCACCGGCACGGTCTCGGGCCCACGCGGCCCGGAAGCTGGCGTGTGGGTGATCGCCGAAACGAACGAGCTCCCCACGAAGTTCGTGCGGATCGTCGTCACCGACGATCGCGGACGCTATCTCATCCCGGACTTGCCTGCAGCCACCTACGATGTGTGGGTGCGTGGCTACGGTCTCGTCGATTCACCAAAGTCTAAATCGACGATTGGAAGGACACTCGACCTCAAAGCCATACCGGCGCCTAACGCGCGCGCCGCGGCGGCGTACTACCCAGCCGGGTACTGGCTGTCGATGCTCCGCGTACCGGAGAAAAGCGAGTTCCCCGGTACTGGCCCGGAAGGCAATGGCATCGCGGCTAACGTGAAATCGCAGGACGATTGGATTCGCACGATCAAATCCGGTGGCTGTACAGCGTGCCATCAGCTCGGCACCAGAGGCACGCGGATCGTTCCCGAGGAGTACCGGAAGCTGGGCTCGAGCTTCGCGGCGTGGGAGCGTCGCGTGCAGTCGGGTCAGGCCGGCACGCAGATGCTCGGCACGATCGACAATCTTGGCCACACGCGCGCGCTGCAATTGTTCGCGGATTGGACCGACCGTATCGCCGCGGGCGAAGTGCCAGCGACGGCACCGCGTCGTCCACAAGGAATCGAACGAAATGTCGTGATCACCGAATGGGATTGGGCGGATCCGAAGTCGTACCTGCACGACGTGGTGTCGACCGATCGCCGCGATCCCACCGTGAACGCGAATGGCTTGATGTACGGCTCGCTGGAGCTGAGCTCCGATTATCTGCCGGTGCTCGATCCAATACACAACACGGTGAGTCGCGTGCCACTCACCGTGCGCGATCCCGCGACACAGCCGGCGACGGGACCGAATCACGGCGCGCCATCGGTCTACTGGGGCACGGAAACGATCTGGACGAGCAAGAACAACGTCCACAATCCGATGATGGACGAGACCGGGCGCGTGTGGATCACGTCCACCGTGCGCCCGGCGGACAATCCGGCGTTCTGCAAAGCGGGATCGACGCATCCATCGGCGAGGCTCTTTCCGCTCAATCGCTCCGGGCGGCAGCTCGCGATGTACGATCCGAAGATGAAGAAGCTGACGCACATCAGCACATGCTTCAGCACGCACCATCTGATGTTCGCCGAGGACTCGAATCGCACGTTGTGGACGAGCGGCGGCGGACCAGTCGTGGGCTGGCTCGACACCAAGCTGTTCGACGCCACGGGCGACGAGGAGAAATCGCAGGGATGGACGGCACTCATCCTCGACACGAATGGCGACGGCAAGCGCGGTGAGTACACGGAGCCCAATCAGCCGATCGACCCGACCAAGGATCATCGGATCAACGCCGGCTTCTACGCGGTCGCGCCGGCGCCGGACGGATCGATCTGGGGATCGACGTTAGGCTATCCTGGTGGGATTATCCGTCTCGTACCCGGAAGTCACCCTCCCGAGACGGCTTTAGTAGAGTATTACGAGCCGCCGTATCACAGCGCCGATCCGTCCAAGCGTGGCTTCTCGCCACGCGGAATGGACATCGACCGAAACGGCGTCGCGTGGGTCGCGCTCGCGAGTGGCCACATGGCGAGCTTCGATCGACGGAAGTGCAAGGCCCCGCTCAACGGACCAACGGCGACGGGCCAACATTGCCCGGAAGGCTGGACGCTCTATCCGGAACCGCTGCCGCAGTTAGCGAATGTGAAAGAATCGGGGAGCGCCGAGGCGAGCTACTACACATGGGTCGACCAGCAGGACGTGCTCGGCCTCGGAAAGAACACGCCGATCAACACCGGCAACGCGTCCGAGGGCCTGTTGGCGCTCAAGGATGGGCAGTGGGTGATCTTGCGCGTGCCGTATCCGACGGGTTTCTACACAAAATGGATGGATGGTCGTATCGACGACGCGAACGCCGGATGGAAGGGGCGCGGATTGTGGGCGACGGTCAGCACGCGCGCACCATTTCACATGGAGACTGGCAAAGGAACGACGAGCAAGGTGC
- a CDS encoding aminotransferase class V-fold PLP-dependent enzyme: MTLDRRELLKEVSGMAASLAFAKLRPASALGITVTPNAGLPRKQDFDLADGFTYLNAAYTHPIPRPAADAARAYLAQRNKFAMPRPGSGGGSGEGFNAKTLFAELINAKTSEIAYVPSTSAGENLVVSALGLDRPTDFNVVSDWLHFDGALVHLLELKRGGLDVRIVKPTTDFRINIDDLARVIDRKTKLVELSSTAMYNGFQHDLKAVCELAHSHGAYVYADIIHTAGAEPFDVKASGVDFAACSSFKWLMADYGLGFLYARDDLLERIRRPQIGYYQAADMTGHEPPFDIAGESEPVSWTFKHDATGHFETGSIGGALGAGLAASLAYVKELGVANIQAYRKPMIQKLRAEVPRRGFTCVTPPGSTASIITFARKGLAASDVPDKLARARVDVRVADNWMRVSPSIYNDMDDVDRLLEALA; this comes from the coding sequence ATGACACTCGATCGTCGTGAGCTTCTCAAAGAAGTGAGCGGCATGGCCGCGTCGCTGGCATTCGCGAAGCTTCGCCCAGCGTCTGCTCTGGGAATTACGGTGACGCCTAACGCCGGTCTGCCCCGAAAGCAGGACTTCGACCTTGCGGACGGTTTCACGTACCTCAACGCCGCGTACACGCATCCGATCCCTCGGCCAGCCGCCGACGCCGCGCGCGCGTATCTCGCGCAACGCAACAAGTTCGCGATGCCACGGCCCGGATCCGGTGGCGGCTCGGGTGAAGGCTTCAATGCCAAAACGCTCTTCGCGGAACTGATCAACGCGAAGACATCCGAGATCGCGTACGTTCCCAGCACCAGTGCGGGCGAGAATCTCGTTGTCAGCGCGCTCGGACTCGATCGGCCGACTGACTTCAATGTCGTCAGCGACTGGCTTCACTTCGACGGCGCGCTCGTTCATCTCCTCGAGCTGAAGCGCGGCGGACTCGATGTCCGCATCGTGAAACCGACGACCGATTTTCGCATCAATATCGACGATCTCGCGCGTGTGATCGACCGCAAGACGAAGCTCGTCGAGCTGTCGTCCACCGCAATGTACAACGGCTTCCAGCACGACCTCAAAGCGGTCTGCGAGCTCGCGCATTCGCATGGCGCTTATGTCTACGCGGACATCATTCACACTGCAGGAGCGGAGCCGTTCGACGTAAAAGCGAGCGGTGTCGATTTCGCCGCGTGCTCCAGCTTCAAGTGGCTCATGGCAGACTATGGGCTTGGCTTTCTCTATGCGCGCGACGATCTGCTCGAGCGAATCCGACGTCCGCAGATCGGCTACTATCAGGCCGCGGACATGACCGGTCACGAGCCGCCGTTCGACATCGCGGGCGAGTCCGAACCCGTGTCGTGGACGTTCAAGCACGATGCGACCGGCCACTTCGAGACGGGCTCCATCGGCGGTGCCCTCGGCGCGGGTCTCGCCGCTTCACTCGCCTACGTGAAAGAGCTCGGCGTCGCCAACATCCAGGCGTATCGCAAGCCGATGATCCAGAAACTCCGAGCCGAAGTCCCGCGGCGCGGTTTCACGTGCGTCACACCACCGGGATCCACAGCGAGCATCATTACGTTTGCGCGCAAGGGACTCGCGGCGAGTGACGTGCCTGACAAGCTCGCCAGAGCGCGCGTCGACGTACGAGTCGCCGACAACTGGATGCGCGTGTCGCCGTCGATCTACAACGACATGGACGACGTCGACCGCCTGCTGGAGGCACTAGCGTGA
- a CDS encoding DUF1579 family protein — MSRTIRLVTGALVIASAVVVTGAVAEASVRSTRTSVGPDPEHARLIAMCDTWDVELTFWFRPGGPAVVSKGVSTIRPLFDGLFIEEKIEGALNGAPFTTLAWTGFNTGTHQYEATRIASTNTSRIAEAGAWDEQARHFELKASYQLAGDTWTQRTVIEPTSANSMVATSFLSFGKVPEWKAVEIRYTRRPK, encoded by the coding sequence ATGAGCCGTACCATCAGATTGGTCACCGGCGCCCTCGTCATCGCGAGCGCTGTCGTCGTCACTGGCGCCGTTGCCGAGGCATCGGTGCGGTCCACGAGAACGTCGGTCGGTCCGGACCCGGAGCACGCGCGCCTCATTGCGATGTGCGATACCTGGGATGTGGAGCTGACGTTCTGGTTTCGGCCTGGCGGCCCCGCCGTCGTGAGCAAAGGCGTTTCGACGATCCGGCCTCTGTTCGATGGTCTGTTCATCGAAGAGAAGATCGAGGGCGCGCTGAACGGTGCCCCGTTCACGACGCTCGCATGGACGGGGTTCAACACCGGCACTCATCAGTACGAAGCCACACGCATCGCCAGCACGAACACCAGCCGGATTGCCGAAGCCGGCGCGTGGGATGAGCAAGCGCGCCATTTCGAGCTGAAGGCGTCGTACCAGCTGGCCGGCGACACGTGGACGCAGCGCACGGTCATCGAGCCGACGTCGGCGAACTCGATGGTCGCAACCAGCTTTCTGAGTTTCGGGAAGGTGCCGGAGTGGAAAGCAGTGGAGATCCGGTACACGAGGAGGCCGAAGTAG
- a CDS encoding copper homeostasis protein CutC: MTSPSVLVEACVDSVASSLAAERGGARRLELCDALFDGGTTPSAGMIAACKETVSIPVVVMIRPRGGGFVYSDAERDVMRRDVVVARELGADGVVIGGLHRDGTVDLALVRLLVEAAQELPVTFHRAFDLTPSLAESLASLADAGIERVLTAGGASTAAEGATALADLVRRAGSRIVVMAGGGVREENVRTLVETSGVREVHVRLTRRRHGGEVPSRNGLRVRKPLPEDEAAWEETDEQRVRSFVRSAAAISGRGA; encoded by the coding sequence ATGACGTCCCCGTCCGTTCTCGTCGAGGCCTGTGTCGACTCCGTCGCGTCGTCGCTCGCGGCCGAGCGCGGCGGAGCACGACGGCTGGAGCTGTGCGATGCGCTCTTCGACGGCGGGACGACGCCGAGTGCCGGGATGATTGCCGCTTGCAAGGAAACGGTGTCGATCCCGGTCGTCGTGATGATCCGTCCGCGCGGCGGCGGCTTCGTCTACTCCGACGCGGAGCGCGACGTGATGCGACGGGACGTCGTCGTCGCCCGTGAGCTCGGCGCCGATGGCGTGGTGATCGGCGGCCTCCATCGCGACGGCACCGTTGATCTCGCGCTCGTGCGGCTCCTCGTGGAGGCGGCGCAGGAGCTGCCGGTGACCTTCCACCGCGCGTTCGACCTCACACCCAGTTTGGCGGAGTCGCTGGCTTCGCTCGCCGACGCCGGCATTGAGCGTGTACTCACCGCCGGTGGCGCGTCGACGGCCGCGGAGGGCGCGACGGCACTCGCCGATCTGGTCCGCCGGGCAGGGTCGCGGATCGTCGTGATGGCGGGCGGAGGCGTCCGGGAGGAGAATGTGCGTACTCTGGTCGAGACCTCCGGCGTGCGCGAAGTTCACGTGCGGCTCACTCGCCGGCGGCACGGCGGAGAAGTACCGTCTCGAAATGGACTGCGCGTGCGCAAGCCTTTACCCGAAGACGAGGCAGCCTGGGAAGAAACGGACGAGCAGCGCGTGCGAAGCTTCGTCAGAAGCGCCGCCGCCATATCGGGTCGCGGCGCCTAA